One stretch of Arachis hypogaea cultivar Tifrunner chromosome 20, arahy.Tifrunner.gnm2.J5K5, whole genome shotgun sequence DNA includes these proteins:
- the LOC112785113 gene encoding uncharacterized protein, whose translation MMMSRSHCHTEAQFSFPEHDYDDDDFHLPLTQTTLAPSNPHRPSKKLKHKSTTTHHFGKENVPPYDTDFNIENCSLDCIPSTIDCATVCHSQQQNDVVPSCSAESQGLKEKTNCAYFQNSIESKLVALGPHARLSHGSGKPLDDDDDDSNLDLLLNLCNELDEDERSRMMPRVDGVGGSVLCPLCDVDISSFSEEERHRHTNHCLDRVEDQTQDVAVRDGENDGVGAQLEPEPKPKVANVSAVVDWLRSIGLAKYEDIFVREEVDWDTLQWLKEEDLLSIGITALGPRKKIVHALYELRKGTGPSDEKHEDAIAEPRRSGNQKVKLQREKSEKKVDGTTKPVTNKLITEYFPGSAGNGKKAPAASGEQQETKNSTLDSGHKSKAKNTSTNRKLRDVPQWCSIPGTPFRVDAFKYLRGDCSHWFLTHFHLDHYQGLTKSFSHGKIYCSSITASLVNINIGIAYDKIHVLPLNEKVSIDGVDVTCLDANHCPGSIIILFQPPNGKAVLHTGDFRYSEEIANNPFLRMCRIRTLILDTTYCNPQYDFPKQEAVIQFVIDAIQAEAFNPQTLFLIGSYTIGKERLFLEVARTLRKKVYVTAAKLRLLKCLGFREDDMQWFTLNEHESNIHVAPMWTLASFKRLKHISSQYAGRFSLIVAFSPTGWTFGKGKKKSPGRRWQQGTIIRYEVPYSEHCSYAELKEFVKLISPDNIIPSVNNNGPESVDAMISLMLS comes from the exons ATGATGATGAGTCGCAGCCACTGCCACACTGAAGCTCAGTTCTCTTTTCCCGAACACGACTATGACGACGATGATTTCCACCTCCCTCTTACGCAGACCACACTTGCCCCTTCCAATCCTCACCGTCCATCCAAGAAACTCAAGCACAAGTCAACGACCACACATCACTTCGGCAAGGAGAACGTTCCCCCTTACGACACTGACTTTAATATTGAAAACTGCAGCTTGGATTGCATCCCTTCCACCATAGATTGTGCCACCGTTTGTCATTCCCAACAGCAAAACGACGTCGTTCCTTCGTGCTCCGCGGAGTCCCAGGGCCTGAAGGAGAAAACCAACTGCGCGTACTTTCAAAATTCGATAGAGTCCAAGCTGGTGGCGTTGGGACCACACGCGCGGCTCAGCCACGGATCTGGAAAACctttggatgatgatgatgatgattcgaACCTCGATCTGTTGCTGAATTTGTGCAATGAGTTAGATGAAGATGAAAGATCTAGGATGATGCCGCGTGTTGATGGCGTTGGAGGTTCTGTTCTTTGTCCACTGTGTGATGTTGATATCTCTAGCTTCAGTGAGGAAGAGCGACACCGTCACACCAATCATTGCCTTGACAGAGTGGAAGATCAAACTCAAGAT GTTGCAGTGCGTGATGGCGAAAATGATGGAGTGGGTGCTCAATTGGAGCCAGAGCCGAAGCCGAAAGTTGCCAATGTTTCTGCGGTTGTTGATTGGCTTCGCAGTATCGGCTTAGCGAAATACGAGGATATTTTTGTGAGAGAAGAAGTTGATTGGGACACCTTGCAGTGGCTGAAAGAAGAG GATCTATTAAGCATTGGTATTACTGCACTTGGTCCCAGAAAAAAGATTGTGCATGCTCTTTATGAACTTAGAAAAGGAACTGGCCCTTCAGATGAGAAACATGAGGATGCTATTGCAGAGCCTAGAAGGAGTGGAAACCAGAAAGTCAAATTGCAACGTGAAAAATCTGAAAAGAAAGTTGATGGCACAACTAAACCAGTGACAAACAAATTGATTACTGAATATTTTCCTGGCTCTGCTGGCAATGGGAAGAAAGCACCTGCGGCTTCAGGAGAACAGCAGGAAACAAAAAACAGTACCTTGGATTCTGGCCATAAAAGCAAGGCAAAAAATACGTCTACAAATAGAAAACTTCGTGATGTTCCCCAATGGTGTAGCATTCCTGGAACGCCTTTTCGGGTG GATGCTTTCAAATATCTCAGAGGAGATTGTTCCCACTGGTTTCTCACACACTTCCATTTAGACC ATTATCAAGGTCTCACAAAGTCGTTCAGTCATGGAAAGATCTATTGCTCTTCTATTACTGCTAGCCTTGTAAATATAAACATTGGGATTGCCTATGATAAAATACATGTTTTGCCTCTGAACGAGAAGGTCTCAATAGATGGTGTTGATGTGACCTGCTTGGATGCCAACCATTGTCCGGGTTCGATAATCATCCTCTTTCAACCTCCGAATGGTAAG GCGGTTCTCCATACTGGGGATTTTCGGTACAGTGAAGAAATAGCAAACAATCCTTTTCTCCGGATGTGTCGTATCCGTACTCTAATTCTTGATACAACATATTGTAACCCACAG TATGACTTTCCAAAACAAGAAGCTGTCATACAATTTGTTATTGATGCCATTCAAGCGGAGGCTTTTAATCCCCAGACCCTTTTTCTGATTGGCAGCTATACTATTG gAAAAGAAAGGTTATTCTTGGAGGTTGCTCGCACACTTCGTAAGAAGGTTTACGTGACAGCGGCAAAGTTGCGTCTTCTAAAATGTTTGGGATTTAGGGAGGATGATATGCAGTGGTTTACATTAAATGAGCACGAAAGCAACATTCACGTTGCTCCTATGTGGACACTTGCAAGTTTCAAAAGATTGAAACACATATCAAGTCAATATGCG GGTCGGTTCAGTCTTATAGTTGCTTTCTCTCCCACTGGTTGGACATTTGGCAAAGGTAAAAAGAAGTCTCCTGGAAGAAGGTGGCAGCAGGGTACTATTATAAG GTATGAAGTGCCATACAGTGAGCATTGCAGCTATGCAGAACTCAAAGAGTTTGTGAAACTTATATCCCCCGATAACATTATACCAAGTGTTAATAACAACGGACCAGAATCCGTCGATGCTATGATTTCTCTCATGTTGTCTTGA
- the LOC112786684 gene encoding uncharacterized protein: MPNAHHRNCVRHIWKNFIGRFKDKQLKNMVWTCAKSSTDAEFQHHMQRLKRMNEEAWTYLAKFQPSCWTKSYFSHWPKLDNVTNNMSDVWNAKINHYRGKPILTMLEELRCYLMRRMAKHKKILSTYTGVLAPVQQRKLEDLMKDTKFWTAQWTGDNDRNVFEVQTHSKKVGVNLGRHTCTCNMWQLTGIPCVHALAAIQKRCDRPELYVHPWLKMDAFRATYEHVMKPVNSEEYWVKTGLLSPDPPIIRRPAGRPTKKKRKADPVEDARDGTKGRRTFKVTCQKCGESGHNAKTCKGPPRPKPPPKNKGKKKR, encoded by the exons ATGCCAAATGCACACCACAGGAATTGTGTAAGACACATTTGGAAGAATTTTATTGGGAGGTTCAAGGACAAACAACTAAAAAATATGGTGTGGACATGTGCAAAGAGTAGTACAGATGCAGAGTTCCAACATCATATGCAGAGGCTAAAGAGGATGAACGAAGAAGCATGGACATATCTTGCAAAGTTTCAACCCTCTTGCTGGACCAAATCTTATTTTAGTCATTGGCCAAAACTTGACAACGTGACCAACAACATGAGTGATGTCTGGAACGCCAAAATTAACCACTATAGGGGAAAGCCTATTCTCACCATGTTGGAGGAGCTTCGTTGCTACTTGATGAGGAGAATGGCAAAACACAAGAAGATTCTAAGCACCTACACTGGAGTACTGGCACCAGTTCAGCAAAGAAAATTGGAGGACCTTATGAAGGATACTAAATTCTGGACGGCTCAATGGACTGGTGACAATGATCGTAACGTGTTTGAGGTGCAGACACATTCAAAGAAGGTTGGTGTTAATCTTGGAAGGCATACTTGTACCTGCAATATGTGGCAACTGACAG GAATACCATGTGTTCATGCATTAGCAGCTATTCAAAAGAGGTGTGATAGGCCAGAACTATATGTGCATCCTTGGCTAAAGATGGATGCATTTAGAGCAACCTATGAGCATGTCATGAAACCTGTCAACTCAGAAGAGTATTGGGTGAAGACTGGACTACTATCTCCAGATCCACCCATCATTAGGAGACCTGCAGGCCGCCCcacaaagaaaaaaaggaaggcgGACCCTGTTGAAGACGCGCGTGATGGAACAAAAGGACGACGAACATTCAAGGTTACCTGTCAAAAATGTGGCGAATCTGGCCACAATGCAAAAACATGCAAGGGACCACCAAGGCCTAAACCCCCACCAAAGaataaaggtaaaaaaaaaaggtaa